One region of Niallia sp. Man26 genomic DNA includes:
- the rplU gene encoding 50S ribosomal protein L21: MYAIIETGGKQIKVEEGQAIYIEKLNSEAGETVTFDRVLFVGGENVKVGSPVVEGATVTAKVEKQGRQKKIIVFKYKAKKNYHKKQGHRQPYTKVVIEKINA; the protein is encoded by the coding sequence ATGTACGCAATTATTGAAACAGGCGGAAAGCAAATCAAAGTTGAAGAAGGTCAAGCTATCTACATTGAGAAATTAAACAGTGAAGCTGGTGAGACAGTTACTTTCGACCGTGTTCTTTTCGTTGGCGGAGAAAATGTAAAAGTAGGAAGCCCAGTTGTTGAAGGAGCTACTGTTACAGCTAAAGTTGAAAAACAAGGCCGTCAAAAGAAAATCATCGTTTTCAAATACAAAGCGAAGAAAAACTATCATAAAAAGCAAGGTCATCGTCAACCGTACACTAAAGTTGTTATCGAAAAAATCAACGCGTAA
- the rpmA gene encoding 50S ribosomal protein L27: MLRLDLQFFASKKGVGSTKNGRDSISKRLGAKRADGQLVTGGSILYRQRGTKIYPGVNVGRGGDDTLFAKVDGIVKFERLGRDRKQVSVYPVAQEA; the protein is encoded by the coding sequence ATGTTAAGATTAGATCTTCAGTTTTTTGCATCGAAAAAAGGGGTAGGTTCTACAAAGAACGGTCGTGACTCCATTTCTAAACGTTTAGGTGCTAAACGTGCAGACGGTCAATTAGTAACTGGTGGAAGCATTCTTTACCGTCAACGCGGTACAAAAATCTATCCAGGAGTAAACGTTGGTCGTGGTGGCGATGATACACTATTCGCAAAAGTTGACGGAATCGTTAAATTTGAGCGTCTTGGTCGTGATCGCAAACAAGTTAGCGTATACCCAGTAGCACAAGAAGCATAA
- the obgE gene encoding GTPase ObgE, translated as MFVDQVKIYVKGGDGGNGMVAFRREKYVPKGGPAGGDGGNGADVIFEVEEGLRTLMDFRYKRHFKAPRGEHGMSKNQHGKNSKDMIVKVPPGTVVADAETGETIADLTKHGQQAVIARGGRGGRGNSRFASPSNPAPELSENGEPGQEREVTLELKVLADVGLVGFPSVGKSTLLSVVSAAKPKIADYHFTTIVPNLGMVETEDSRSFVMADLPGLIEGAHSGVGLGHQFLRHIERTRVIVHVVDMAAIEGRDPFEDYITINKELQEYNMRLLERPQIIVANKMDMPDAEENLKVFKEKLEEDYPIFPVSALTRTGLRDLLFAVADKLEHTPEFPLEEVEEEAGVHRVLYKHEADERQFFISRDSDGSFVLTGEGIEKLFKMTDFSRDESVNRFARQLRGMGVDEELRQRGAKDGDIVKLMDYEFEFID; from the coding sequence ATGTTTGTTGATCAGGTCAAGATATACGTGAAAGGCGGAGACGGCGGAAATGGAATGGTTGCCTTTCGCAGAGAGAAATATGTTCCTAAAGGCGGACCAGCTGGCGGAGACGGCGGTAACGGCGCAGATGTAATTTTTGAAGTGGAAGAAGGCTTGCGTACATTGATGGATTTCCGTTATAAGCGCCACTTTAAGGCACCCCGCGGAGAGCATGGAATGAGCAAAAACCAGCACGGCAAAAACTCTAAGGATATGATTGTTAAGGTTCCACCGGGCACAGTCGTTGCTGATGCGGAAACAGGAGAAACAATTGCTGATTTGACGAAGCACGGCCAGCAGGCTGTAATTGCCCGCGGCGGACGCGGCGGACGAGGTAACTCACGCTTTGCAAGCCCGTCAAATCCAGCTCCTGAGCTTTCTGAAAACGGCGAGCCGGGACAAGAGCGTGAAGTTACATTAGAGCTTAAAGTATTGGCAGACGTAGGGCTTGTTGGCTTTCCAAGTGTCGGAAAATCAACATTGCTTTCTGTTGTGTCTGCAGCAAAGCCGAAAATCGCTGATTATCATTTCACGACAATCGTCCCAAATTTAGGGATGGTAGAAACAGAAGATAGCAGAAGCTTTGTTATGGCTGATTTGCCAGGACTGATTGAAGGTGCACACTCTGGTGTCGGCCTAGGTCACCAGTTCTTGCGCCATATTGAGCGCACAAGAGTTATTGTCCATGTTGTCGACATGGCGGCAATTGAAGGCAGAGATCCTTTCGAAGATTATATTACGATCAATAAGGAGCTCCAGGAATACAATATGCGTCTTTTAGAAAGACCGCAAATTATTGTAGCTAATAAAATGGACATGCCGGATGCAGAAGAGAACTTGAAGGTCTTCAAGGAAAAACTCGAAGAGGATTATCCAATCTTCCCAGTATCTGCCTTAACGAGAACAGGTTTACGTGATTTGCTGTTTGCAGTAGCTGATAAGTTAGAGCACACACCAGAATTTCCGCTTGAGGAAGTCGAGGAAGAGGCTGGAGTTCACCGCGTATTGTATAAGCATGAAGCAGATGAGCGTCAGTTCTTTATTTCTAGAGACTCTGACGGAAGCTTTGTCCTTACTGGGGAAGGAATTGAAAAGCTGTTCAAGATGACTGACTTCTCTAGAGATGAATCTGTGAACAGATTTGCTCGCCAGTTGAGAGGTATGGGTGTGGATGAAGAGCTAAGACAGCGCGGTGCTAAGGATGGAGACATCGTTAAATTAATGGATTATGAATTCGAGTTCATTGATTAA
- a CDS encoding Spo0B C-terminal domain-containing protein, whose translation MNKDWERIEFLRHVRHDWLNKIQLIKGNMALNKKDRVEEIIDDIILEAQQEAKLSNLDIPAFATKILTSNWENYSFRLEYEVLNDEKCRYIEDLALTGWTSRFFSILDGSIKKYHDNHLSVSIEPQLAETRLFFDFSGIIEEKQQLIHFLQEELQDGFYVQNSEISDEELTIELLIKQHP comes from the coding sequence ATGAACAAAGACTGGGAAAGAATCGAATTTTTGAGACATGTACGCCATGATTGGCTGAATAAAATCCAATTGATTAAAGGAAATATGGCATTAAACAAAAAAGACCGCGTGGAAGAGATTATTGATGATATTATTTTGGAAGCGCAGCAGGAAGCAAAATTGTCCAATTTGGATATCCCTGCTTTTGCGACAAAAATACTGACTTCCAATTGGGAAAACTATTCATTCCGTCTGGAATACGAAGTGCTGAATGATGAAAAGTGTCGATACATAGAAGACTTGGCATTGACTGGCTGGACAAGCCGATTTTTTTCCATTTTGGATGGCAGCATTAAAAAATATCACGATAATCACCTTTCTGTGTCAATTGAGCCCCAATTGGCGGAAACCCGATTGTTTTTTGATTTTAGCGGAATAATAGAAGAGAAACAGCAGCTTATCCATTTTTTACAGGAAGAGCTGCAAGATGGTTTTTACGTGCAAAACAGTGAAATTTCAGATGAGGAATTAACGATAGAGCTGCTAATAAAGCAGCATCCATAA
- a CDS encoding ribosomal-processing cysteine protease Prp: MIDITINKTDSGLIESFTISGHALFANHGNDIVCAGVSAVSIGAINAVISITGITPDIEQGKDGGFLSCSIPAHIAEDTRERIQLLLEGMVVSLETIERDYGKHVAIKYN; encoded by the coding sequence ATGATCGATATTACGATTAACAAAACAGATTCAGGCTTGATTGAATCATTTACGATAAGCGGTCATGCCTTGTTTGCTAATCACGGGAATGATATTGTCTGCGCTGGAGTCTCAGCTGTCTCCATTGGAGCGATTAATGCTGTAATCTCCATTACAGGCATTACACCTGATATTGAGCAAGGCAAAGATGGCGGATTTTTGAGCTGCAGCATACCTGCACATATCGCGGAAGATACCCGAGAAAGAATTCAGCTTCTTTTAGAGGGTATGGTTGTTTCCTTAGAAACGATTGAACGTGATTATGGCAAGCATGTTGCTATCAAATATAATTAA
- a CDS encoding Rne/Rng family ribonuclease, whose translation MSGTIQTSLYAASFHLAISGTIEESWEKRMNVLKKVLVNMKTREKRFAYLLDTRLERLYIQQPQQKSAVGNIYAGFVTKVIPGMNAAFVDIGEEKNCYLQKDKLSSYSADDRALEDKKGRSISAYVKQGEKLLVQVVKDATGTKGPKLTGIIELQKENLVYMPQGRYIAVSKKIADPKKQKQMRAIGKKLTSAPEGLIFRTSAADMLEDQLAAEVDSLRQEHLRLMQKAASTKRPALLLEKDDFTKELFRIFEQMESGEVFVDVPEEAKAWSTAFPHLKFHYHADKESLFSAFHVDKDIQDALKRVVWLDKGAYLIIDETEAATVIDVNTGKFEGKHDLEQTAFEANRFAAIEAARQLKIRDLSGIILIDFIDMPKENQKKIEEIIKNELQKDSRQTRVVGFTELGILQITRKKTIIPLAEAVKTKCPVCDGTGSVMSAESVAFKLERELWEYQRSDHEMVEIQAGAEVINVFAGENNVHLKRLEEAIGLHIHLVEEAFALPHYHIKYIGPKK comes from the coding sequence ATGTCTGGTACAATCCAGACATCTCTTTATGCTGCTTCCTTTCATCTAGCTATTTCAGGTACAATAGAAGAATCATGGGAAAAAAGGATGAATGTATTGAAAAAGGTGTTAGTGAATATGAAAACGAGGGAAAAGCGATTTGCTTATCTCCTTGATACTAGACTAGAAAGATTGTATATTCAGCAGCCCCAGCAAAAGTCAGCTGTTGGCAATATTTATGCGGGCTTCGTAACAAAGGTTATACCTGGCATGAATGCTGCATTTGTCGATATTGGAGAAGAAAAAAATTGCTATTTGCAAAAGGATAAGCTCAGCTCCTATTCTGCGGACGATAGGGCATTAGAAGATAAAAAAGGCAGGAGCATCTCCGCATATGTGAAACAGGGTGAAAAGCTGCTCGTTCAAGTTGTCAAAGATGCGACTGGTACGAAGGGGCCGAAGCTGACAGGCATCATTGAACTGCAGAAGGAAAACCTTGTTTATATGCCGCAAGGACGTTACATAGCTGTTTCAAAAAAAATCGCTGACCCCAAAAAGCAAAAGCAAATGCGGGCAATTGGCAAAAAACTGACATCAGCACCAGAAGGTCTCATTTTCCGAACAAGTGCTGCTGATATGCTAGAAGACCAGCTTGCAGCAGAAGTTGATAGTCTACGACAGGAGCATCTCCGCTTAATGCAGAAAGCTGCCAGCACAAAAAGGCCGGCATTGCTGTTAGAAAAGGATGATTTTACAAAAGAGCTGTTTCGGATTTTTGAGCAGATGGAATCTGGAGAGGTGTTTGTAGATGTTCCAGAAGAAGCAAAAGCATGGAGCACTGCATTTCCCCACTTAAAGTTCCACTATCATGCTGATAAAGAAAGTTTATTTTCTGCCTTTCACGTGGACAAAGATATTCAAGATGCCCTGAAGAGAGTTGTATGGCTTGATAAAGGTGCCTATCTTATTATTGATGAAACAGAGGCAGCGACAGTTATAGATGTCAATACAGGTAAATTTGAAGGTAAGCATGATTTAGAGCAGACGGCTTTTGAGGCAAACCGTTTTGCTGCAATAGAAGCGGCAAGACAGCTGAAAATCAGGGATCTTTCAGGGATTATCTTAATAGATTTTATTGATATGCCAAAGGAAAACCAAAAGAAAATTGAAGAAATCATCAAAAATGAGCTGCAGAAGGATAGCAGACAAACGCGTGTGGTCGGCTTTACAGAGCTTGGCATACTACAAATCACCCGCAAAAAAACAATCATTCCATTAGCGGAAGCAGTTAAGACTAAATGTCCAGTCTGTGATGGTACAGGCTCTGTCATGAGTGCAGAAAGTGTGGCATTTAAGCTTGAGCGTGAATTATGGGAATATCAAAGAAGTGACCATGAAATGGTTGAGATTCAAGCAGGAGCCGAGGTTATCAACGTGTTTGCAGGAGAGAACAATGTCCATTTAAAGCGTTTGGAAGAAGCAATCGGCCTTCATATACACTTGGTCGAAGAAGCCTTCGCTCTTCCTCATTATCATATTAAGTATATCGGTCCCAAAAAATAG
- a CDS encoding M50 family metallopeptidase, which translates to MNKYLRVFQSIYIHPFLWAVIGIGVITAHFYELCLLLFIILVHELGHAMAAASFSWRIKRIALLPFGGVAEMDEHGNRPLKEEAIVTAAGPIQHIWMVGLGYLLHEQGLMSEYLFDSFLEFNLMIFCFNLLPIWPLDGGKILFLFLSLKKSFPAAHKWTLLLSLTGTMLFLVCVLLFMPVNLNAWIILLFLWFSIFYEWKQRRYIFLRFLLERYYGKTNELRKLMPIEVKEEELVFHVLERFHRGCKHPIILKKGKVSHSLDENEVLHAYFAEKLVTAKIGDLLYR; encoded by the coding sequence TTGAATAAGTACCTCCGAGTATTTCAATCCATTTATATACATCCATTCTTATGGGCTGTTATTGGCATAGGCGTCATAACTGCCCATTTTTATGAATTATGTTTGCTGCTGTTCATCATTTTAGTTCATGAACTAGGACACGCAATGGCGGCTGCATCCTTCTCTTGGAGAATTAAACGGATTGCCCTGCTCCCCTTTGGCGGTGTGGCAGAAATGGATGAGCATGGAAACAGACCGTTGAAGGAGGAAGCAATCGTTACAGCAGCAGGTCCAATCCAGCATATATGGATGGTAGGTTTAGGTTATTTGCTTCATGAACAAGGCTTAATGTCTGAATATCTTTTTGACAGCTTTCTAGAATTTAACTTGATGATTTTCTGTTTTAATTTGCTGCCGATCTGGCCTTTGGACGGAGGGAAAATCCTGTTTTTGTTCTTATCTTTAAAGAAGTCATTTCCTGCTGCTCATAAATGGACGCTGCTTTTATCTCTTACAGGCACTATGCTGTTTTTAGTTTGCGTCCTTTTATTTATGCCCGTCAATCTTAATGCCTGGATCATCCTTTTGTTTCTGTGGTTTTCTATTTTTTATGAATGGAAGCAAAGACGCTATATATTCTTGCGGTTTCTGCTGGAGAGATATTATGGCAAGACAAATGAACTTAGAAAGCTAATGCCGATAGAGGTGAAGGAAGAGGAGCTAGTATTTCATGTGCTAGAACGGTTCCATCGCGGCTGCAAGCATCCGATTATTCTGAAAAAAGGCAAGGTGAGTCACTCCTTAGATGAGAATGAAGTGCTTCATGCTTATTTTGCAGAAAAGCTAGTTACGGCAAAAATCGGGGATTTGCTCTACCGGTAA